A section of the Agromyces aurantiacus genome encodes:
- a CDS encoding LLM class flavin-dependent oxidoreductase: protein MAMKFGLLLPHFGEEASREKLLEGSKLAEQMGFDSVWVRDHLVFEPHGEMEKPNRTFYDAMTTLTAIGAVTEKIELGTGSLIPFRHPLITALMAGTMTQLVGPRLILGFGAGTFDHEFEAVGWGDLDRVELVRSNAEILKRVFTENDVTYDDGVFSFEDVTIEPKPVGGRIPFWYCGATPRSARLAAEYADGWMPGRISLATMEKRIATMREMTDASGRPMPTVAVIPPTSIEEAREEALKHVNIPGLLAWANKAKFAVKPPSGRFETVEDLEGQLIVGDPDEAVQELKKFEAIGTEHLVFDFRFKFDRFFEQIELLGTEVLPKMREHAAEPALT from the coding sequence ATGGCGATGAAGTTCGGACTGCTGCTGCCCCACTTCGGCGAGGAGGCCAGCCGCGAGAAGCTGCTCGAGGGCTCCAAGCTCGCCGAGCAGATGGGCTTCGACTCCGTGTGGGTGCGCGACCACCTCGTGTTCGAGCCGCACGGCGAGATGGAGAAGCCCAATCGCACGTTCTACGACGCGATGACCACGCTCACCGCGATCGGCGCGGTGACCGAGAAGATCGAGCTCGGCACCGGGTCGCTCATCCCGTTCCGGCACCCGCTGATCACCGCGCTCATGGCGGGCACCATGACCCAGCTCGTCGGCCCGCGCCTCATCCTGGGCTTCGGCGCCGGCACCTTCGACCACGAGTTCGAGGCGGTCGGCTGGGGCGACCTCGACCGCGTCGAGCTCGTGCGATCGAACGCCGAGATCCTCAAGCGCGTCTTCACCGAGAACGACGTCACCTACGACGACGGCGTGTTCTCGTTCGAGGACGTCACGATCGAGCCGAAGCCCGTCGGCGGCCGCATCCCGTTCTGGTACTGCGGCGCCACGCCGCGTTCGGCGCGCCTCGCGGCCGAGTACGCCGACGGGTGGATGCCCGGCCGCATCTCGCTCGCGACCATGGAGAAGCGCATCGCCACCATGCGCGAGATGACGGATGCCTCGGGCCGCCCGATGCCGACCGTGGCCGTGATCCCGCCGACCTCGATCGAGGAGGCCCGCGAGGAGGCGCTGAAGCACGTCAACATCCCGGGCCTGCTGGCCTGGGCGAACAAGGCGAAGTTCGCGGTGAAGCCGCCCTCGGGTAGGTTCGAGACCGTCGAGGACCTGGAGGGCCAGCTCATCGTCGGCGATCCCGACGAGGCCGTGCAGGAACTCAAGAAGTTCGAGGCCATCGGCACCGAGCACCTGGTCTTCGACTTCCGGTTCAAGTTCGACCGCTTCTTCGAGCAGATCGAGCTGCTCGGCACCGAGGTCCTGCCGAAGATGCGGGAGCACGCCGCCGAACCGGCACTGACGTGA
- a CDS encoding SAM-dependent methyltransferase gives MSASAIPERVRWAVAVLDPRPGERVLDIGSGTGASVEALLAEMGGADAAAPASVVAIDRSGTAVARMRERLAEAATTGAVEVVHAGLADLDPALGPFDAAVSVNVNVFWTSAAVPELHALARALRPGGRLLVAFGIGPVPLADAGHLDGVAAAMRATPWFAVRERLEAEHGSGVLAERTEAPADSA, from the coding sequence ATGAGCGCGTCGGCGATCCCGGAGCGCGTCCGCTGGGCGGTCGCGGTGCTCGACCCGCGGCCCGGCGAACGGGTGCTCGACATCGGGTCGGGCACGGGCGCGTCGGTCGAGGCGCTGCTCGCCGAGATGGGCGGGGCGGATGCCGCGGCGCCCGCGTCGGTCGTCGCGATCGACCGCTCGGGCACGGCGGTCGCACGCATGCGCGAGCGGCTCGCCGAGGCGGCCACGACCGGCGCGGTCGAGGTCGTGCATGCCGGGCTCGCGGACCTCGACCCGGCGCTCGGGCCGTTCGACGCGGCGGTGTCGGTGAACGTCAACGTGTTCTGGACCTCGGCGGCCGTGCCCGAGCTCCACGCGCTCGCGCGCGCGCTGCGGCCGGGCGGCCGGCTGCTCGTCGCGTTCGGCATCGGCCCCGTGCCGCTCGCCGACGCCGGCCACCTCGACGGCGTGGCTGCCGCGATGCGGGCGACGCCCTGGTTCGCGGTGCGCGAGCGCCTCGAGGCCGAGCACGGCTCCGGCGTCCTCGCCGAGCGCACGGAGGCGCCGGCCGACAGCGCGTGA
- a CDS encoding alpha/beta hydrolase translates to MQTTPVEFYSEGDRLAGLWRTPEGPGPFRAIVQGPGWLGLKDAKLYVRYHEALAAAGFGVLVFDYRGFGDSGGDRGILSPVRQLQDLVNAVTYLTTRDDVVADAIGVFGTGGTGGGNAVLLADADPRVKAAVSQVPVADGTDWLHRMRQEHEWLSFLAGLEQDRRVRVTTGAGRLVHPREEIMVPTPERRATTIKADVDDRIPSAIPLSCAEEILAYRPIDAASRLTTPLLVIGVEGDATTPTDHAERLYTAARGPKQLVMQRHTTHYAAYDRYWEQTTPLIVDWLDRHVRPSHVDVRTTRSPGQGESLERMEAAQ, encoded by the coding sequence ATGCAGACGACACCGGTCGAGTTCTACAGCGAGGGAGACCGCCTCGCGGGACTCTGGCGCACCCCCGAGGGCCCCGGCCCGTTCCGCGCGATCGTGCAGGGTCCGGGATGGCTCGGACTCAAGGACGCCAAGCTCTACGTGCGCTACCACGAGGCGCTCGCCGCCGCCGGATTCGGGGTGCTGGTCTTCGACTACCGCGGCTTCGGCGACTCGGGCGGCGACCGCGGCATCCTCTCGCCCGTGCGCCAGTTGCAGGACCTCGTCAACGCGGTCACCTACCTCACGACGCGCGACGACGTCGTCGCCGACGCGATCGGCGTCTTCGGCACCGGCGGCACGGGCGGCGGCAACGCGGTCCTCCTCGCCGACGCCGACCCGCGCGTGAAGGCCGCGGTGAGCCAGGTGCCCGTCGCCGACGGCACCGACTGGCTGCACCGCATGCGCCAGGAGCACGAATGGCTCTCGTTCCTCGCGGGCCTCGAGCAGGACCGCCGCGTGCGCGTCACGACGGGGGCGGGCCGACTCGTGCACCCGCGCGAGGAGATCATGGTGCCCACGCCGGAGCGCCGCGCGACCACGATCAAGGCCGACGTCGACGACCGCATCCCGAGCGCCATCCCGCTCTCGTGCGCCGAGGAGATCCTCGCCTACCGGCCCATCGACGCGGCATCCCGCCTCACGACCCCGCTGCTCGTCATCGGCGTCGAGGGCGACGCCACCACGCCCACCGACCACGCCGAACGGCTCTACACCGCGGCGCGCGGTCCCAAGCAGCTCGTCATGCAGCGGCACACCACTCATTACGCCGCCTACGACCGCTACTGGGAGCAGACGACCCCGCTGATCGTCGACTGGCTGGACCGCCACGTGCGCCCGAGCCACGTCGACGTCCGCACCACCCGCTCGCCCGGCCAGGGCGAGTCCCTCGAGCGCATGGAGGCAGCACAGTGA
- a CDS encoding ABC transporter permease — translation MSSPEATGGRPALGLSLLGSEVATLFRRWRTWAMLAALALIPILIAVAIRVAGASSPGRGPAFLDQVAGNGLFVGVTALVVATPLFLPLTISVVAGDAIAGDASLGTLRYLLIAPAGRMRLLVVKYLVAAVFCVAGALVVVAVGTLIGWALFPVGPVTVLSGGQIPVGEGLLRLLAIGAYVAVSMLGLSAIGLFASTLTVVPVGAMAATAILAVAAQIAGAIPQLEWLHPWLFTDRWFDFADLLRSPPSWDSFGDNALLQAAYVAVFGGLAAWRFATRDILS, via the coding sequence ATGTCGTCGCCTGAGGCCACCGGCGGCCGCCCGGCGCTCGGCCTCTCGCTGCTCGGCTCGGAGGTCGCGACCTTGTTCCGCCGCTGGCGCACGTGGGCGATGCTCGCGGCGCTCGCGCTCATCCCCATCCTCATCGCCGTCGCGATCCGGGTCGCCGGCGCCTCGTCGCCCGGTCGGGGCCCCGCCTTCCTCGACCAGGTCGCGGGCAACGGGCTGTTCGTCGGCGTGACCGCGCTCGTCGTGGCGACGCCGCTGTTCCTGCCCCTGACGATCTCGGTCGTCGCGGGCGACGCGATCGCGGGCGACGCGAGCCTCGGGACCCTGCGCTACCTGCTCATCGCGCCCGCCGGTCGCATGCGGCTCCTCGTCGTGAAGTACCTCGTCGCGGCCGTGTTCTGCGTCGCCGGGGCGCTCGTCGTCGTGGCGGTCGGCACGCTCATCGGCTGGGCGCTGTTCCCGGTCGGGCCCGTCACGGTGCTCTCGGGCGGGCAGATCCCGGTCGGCGAGGGGCTGCTGCGCCTCCTCGCGATCGGTGCCTACGTGGCGGTGTCGATGCTGGGCCTCAGCGCGATCGGGCTGTTCGCGTCGACGCTCACCGTCGTGCCCGTCGGCGCGATGGCGGCCACGGCGATCCTCGCGGTGGCCGCGCAGATCGCGGGCGCCATCCCGCAGCTCGAATGGCTGCACCCGTGGCTGTTCACCGATCGCTGGTTCGACTTCGCCGACCTGCTGCGCTCGCCGCCCTCATGGGACTCGTTCGGCGACAACGCGCTGCTCCAGGCGGCGTACGTCGCGGTGTTCGGCGGCCTCGCCGCCTGGCGGTTCGCGACGCGCGACATCCTGTCCTGA
- a CDS encoding pyridoxamine 5'-phosphate oxidase family protein — MTAVDGAVRGIPITTAEELEAIVGTPIPRVAEKVRDRLQDVDREWLAAAPLAFVATSDEHGRLDVSPKGDPAGFALVLDDTTLAIPERPGNRRADGFRNILRNPHVGLLFAIPGRGDTLRINGRATIVRDAPFLDDMVVKRHRPALALVVDIDEVFFHCSKAFLRSRAWQPEEWQPDVVRRRALIAKAIEQPEADVATLDEYYGPSYADRIYG, encoded by the coding sequence ATGACCGCGGTCGACGGAGCGGTCCGCGGCATCCCGATCACGACCGCCGAGGAGCTCGAGGCGATCGTGGGCACGCCGATCCCGCGCGTGGCCGAGAAGGTGCGCGATCGCCTGCAGGACGTCGACCGCGAGTGGCTCGCCGCGGCCCCCCTCGCGTTCGTCGCCACGAGCGACGAGCACGGGCGTCTCGACGTGTCGCCGAAGGGCGATCCAGCGGGATTCGCGCTCGTGCTCGACGACACGACCCTCGCGATCCCGGAGCGGCCCGGCAACCGCCGGGCCGACGGCTTCCGCAACATCCTGCGGAATCCGCACGTCGGCCTGCTCTTCGCCATCCCCGGCCGCGGCGACACGCTGCGCATCAACGGCCGCGCGACGATCGTGCGCGACGCGCCGTTCCTCGACGACATGGTCGTGAAACGCCACCGTCCCGCGCTCGCCCTCGTCGTCGACATCGACGAGGTGTTCTTCCACTGCTCCAAGGCCTTCCTCCGCTCGCGCGCGTGGCAGCCCGAGGAGTGGCAGCCCGACGTCGTCCGCCGTCGCGCGCTCATCGCGAAGGCGATCGAGCAGCCCGAGGCCGACGTCGCGACGCTCGACGAGTACTACGGCCCCTCGTACGCCGACCGGATCTACGGGTGA
- a CDS encoding putative F420-0 ABC transporter substrate-binding protein, whose amino-acid sequence MPTPDQPAPRTSRAARTRRAAAIAAAAASVALLAACAPGARAGGDDTPQAEAASSGYPVTLDNCGTEVTFEQAPQRVVTIKSSTLELLLALGLEDRVVGAAFTDGPVPDEYADAAAGIDILSDKVPSQEATLAAEPDLVFAGWESNLTAEGAGDRGTLEQLGVHTYVAPAACQEEGYQPDPLTFAGVFASFEEAGAIFGVPDAAADLVAAQQAALDAIEPNDEGLTALWYSSGDDQPFVGAGIGAPQMIMEAAGLENVVGDVQDSWTSLSWEAVVDANPDVIVLVDAAWNTAESKIAKLEANPATAAMPAVQQGRYVIVDFPATEAGVRNVDAVASIVEQLGAL is encoded by the coding sequence ATGCCCACGCCCGACCAGCCCGCCCCCCGCACCTCCCGCGCCGCGCGCACCCGTCGCGCCGCCGCGATCGCCGCGGCCGCGGCATCCGTCGCCCTGCTCGCCGCGTGCGCGCCCGGCGCCCGGGCCGGCGGCGACGACACGCCCCAGGCCGAGGCCGCGTCATCCGGATACCCGGTGACGCTCGACAACTGCGGCACCGAGGTGACCTTCGAGCAGGCGCCGCAGCGCGTCGTGACGATCAAGTCGTCGACGCTCGAGCTGCTCCTCGCGCTCGGGCTCGAGGATCGCGTCGTCGGGGCCGCGTTCACCGACGGACCCGTGCCCGACGAGTACGCGGACGCCGCCGCGGGCATCGACATCCTCTCCGACAAGGTGCCCTCGCAGGAGGCCACCCTCGCGGCCGAACCCGACCTCGTGTTCGCGGGCTGGGAGTCCAACCTCACGGCCGAGGGCGCCGGCGACCGCGGCACGCTCGAGCAGCTCGGCGTGCACACCTACGTCGCCCCGGCCGCGTGCCAGGAGGAGGGCTACCAGCCCGACCCGCTCACCTTCGCCGGGGTGTTCGCCTCGTTCGAGGAGGCCGGCGCGATCTTCGGCGTGCCGGATGCCGCGGCCGACCTCGTCGCCGCGCAGCAGGCCGCGCTCGACGCCATCGAGCCGAACGACGAGGGCCTCACCGCCCTCTGGTACTCCTCGGGCGACGACCAGCCCTTCGTCGGCGCCGGCATCGGCGCACCGCAGATGATCATGGAGGCCGCGGGCCTCGAGAACGTCGTCGGCGACGTGCAGGACTCGTGGACCTCGCTGTCCTGGGAGGCCGTGGTCGACGCGAACCCCGACGTGATCGTGCTCGTCGACGCCGCCTGGAACACCGCCGAGTCGAAGATCGCCAAGCTCGAGGCGAACCCGGCCACGGCTGCGATGCCCGCCGTCCAGCAGGGCCGCTACGTGATCGTCGACTTCCCGGCGACCGAGGCCGGCGTGCGCAACGTCGACGCGGTCGCCTCGATCGTGGAGCAGCTCGGGGCGCTCTGA
- a CDS encoding ABC transporter ATP-binding protein: MSDLAIRTEGLTKRFGAQAAVDGIDLAVPQGAVYGFLGPNGSGKTTTIRMLLGLVRATDGTAHVLGDEMPRHLDTVLPRVGALVEGPAFAPFLSGAANLRRFDAADRHAAPATRGARVASALDRVGLAHATRKKAGAYSLGMKQRLGIANALLMPRELLVLDEPTNGLDPQGTREVRALIRSFAAEGTTVFVSSHLLAEVEQLCTHVGVMSAGRLVAQGTLEEFRRSGESRVEVLTPDPGRARAVLAGLGLVTDAAATASADDGRGAPSVDALVTAVLGDDPPPPDAIVAALVAGDVRVRGFAVRRASLEQRFVELTGEGFDVVA; encoded by the coding sequence GTGAGCGACCTCGCGATCCGGACGGAGGGGCTCACCAAGCGCTTCGGCGCGCAGGCCGCGGTCGACGGCATCGACCTGGCGGTGCCGCAGGGTGCGGTGTACGGGTTCCTCGGGCCGAACGGCTCGGGCAAGACGACCACCATCCGGATGCTGCTCGGCCTGGTCCGCGCGACGGACGGCACGGCGCACGTCCTCGGCGACGAGATGCCGCGACACCTCGACACCGTGCTGCCGCGCGTGGGGGCGCTCGTCGAGGGGCCCGCGTTCGCGCCCTTCCTGTCGGGTGCCGCGAACCTGCGACGCTTCGACGCCGCCGACCGGCACGCGGCTCCGGCGACGCGCGGCGCCCGCGTCGCGTCGGCGCTCGACCGCGTCGGGCTCGCGCACGCCACCCGCAAGAAGGCCGGCGCCTACTCGCTCGGCATGAAGCAGCGGCTGGGCATCGCCAACGCGCTGCTGATGCCGCGCGAGCTCCTCGTGCTCGACGAGCCCACGAACGGCCTCGACCCGCAGGGCACGCGCGAGGTCCGCGCGCTCATCCGCTCGTTCGCGGCCGAGGGCACGACCGTGTTCGTCTCGAGCCACCTGCTCGCCGAGGTGGAGCAGCTCTGCACGCACGTCGGCGTGATGAGCGCCGGGCGGCTCGTCGCGCAGGGCACGCTCGAGGAGTTCCGGCGGTCGGGGGAGTCGCGGGTCGAGGTGCTGACGCCCGATCCCGGTCGGGCTCGCGCCGTGCTCGCCGGGCTGGGGCTGGTGACGGATGCCGCGGCCACCGCCTCGGCCGACGACGGGCGGGGAGCGCCATCCGTCGACGCCCTCGTCACCGCGGTCCTCGGCGACGATCCGCCGCCGCCCGACGCGATCGTGGCGGCGCTCGTCGCCGGCGACGTCCGCGTGCGCGGCTTCGCGGTGCGCCGCGCGAGCCTCGAGCAGCGCTTCGTCGAGCTCACGGGAGAGGGCTTCGATGTCGTCGCCTGA
- a CDS encoding putative F420-0 ABC transporter permease subunit has protein sequence MTVQASRARDERRATDAAGAASMRPARADTGTALGVGIALGVMLAASVVLAVTIGPAGLAPADVLASIAAHLGIGEPTLSPLRDGIVWELRMPRVLTAAAVGAGLAICGVVMQALTRNPLADPYLLGLSSGASVGAVIVLVLGMAIALPVAAFAGALAALAATLGLARAAGGLSPTTTVLAGLAVSAVFGAITSLVIFWSATNDSYREILNWLLGSLSGADWPAVALAGGALLVVGVPLLATGRTLDAFAFGDTAASALGVHVPRTRALLLVATALLTGALVAVSGAIGFVGLILPHAVRLVIGSRHRALLPLSALAGAVFLVWVDTGARTLFDPRELPVGILTALVGGPVFAALLLRTRRAS, from the coding sequence ATGACGGTGCAGGCGAGCAGGGCGCGCGACGAGCGCAGGGCGACGGATGCCGCGGGCGCGGCGTCGATGCGTCCCGCTCGCGCCGACACGGGCACGGCGCTCGGCGTCGGCATCGCGCTGGGCGTGATGCTCGCGGCATCCGTCGTGCTCGCCGTCACGATCGGCCCCGCCGGACTCGCCCCGGCCGACGTGCTGGCGTCGATCGCCGCGCACCTGGGCATCGGGGAGCCGACGCTGTCGCCGCTGCGCGACGGCATCGTGTGGGAGCTGCGGATGCCGCGCGTCCTGACCGCTGCGGCGGTCGGCGCGGGCCTCGCGATCTGCGGCGTCGTGATGCAGGCGCTCACCCGCAATCCGCTGGCCGACCCGTACCTGCTCGGCCTCTCGTCGGGCGCCTCGGTCGGCGCGGTGATCGTGCTCGTGCTCGGCATGGCGATCGCGCTGCCGGTCGCGGCGTTCGCGGGGGCGCTCGCGGCGCTCGCGGCGACGCTCGGCCTCGCACGCGCCGCCGGCGGGCTCAGCCCGACGACGACCGTGCTCGCCGGGCTCGCCGTCTCGGCCGTGTTCGGCGCGATCACGAGCCTCGTGATCTTCTGGAGCGCCACGAACGACAGCTACCGCGAGATCCTCAACTGGCTGCTCGGGTCGCTCTCGGGCGCGGACTGGCCGGCGGTCGCGCTCGCGGGCGGCGCCCTGCTCGTCGTGGGCGTGCCGCTGCTCGCGACCGGGCGCACGCTCGACGCGTTCGCGTTCGGCGACACCGCGGCATCCGCCCTGGGCGTGCACGTGCCGCGCACCCGCGCGCTGCTGCTCGTCGCCACCGCGCTGCTCACCGGCGCGCTCGTCGCCGTGAGCGGCGCGATCGGGTTCGTCGGCCTGATCCTGCCGCACGCCGTGCGGCTCGTGATCGGCTCGCGGCACCGCGCGCTCCTGCCGCTGTCGGCGCTCGCGGGCGCGGTGTTCCTCGTCTGGGTCGACACGGGCGCCCGCACGCTGTTCGATCCGCGCGAGCTGCCGGTCGGCATCCTCACCGCGCTCGTCGGCGGGCCGGTCTTCGCCGCGCTCCTGCTCCGCACCCGGAGGGCGTCGTGA
- a CDS encoding ABC transporter ATP-binding protein, whose product MNAPRPGAGLEASRVRFARGSRLIVDGVDLTVPRGAVGALLGPNGAGKSTLLHLLAGVEAAEVAALTLDGDDLVALRRRERARRIALVEQDAQAPDGLRVDHVVGLGRVPHQSAWGGDSARDREIVARSLAAAGASSFAQRRYDELSGGERQRVNLARALAQEPELLLLDEPTNHLDIRAQLSTLELLRRLADDGLSVLAALHDLSLAASYADHVVVLAEGAVVAAGAPADVLTPELIRAVWGVEATVLAHPATGRPLIAFAPAGTDGGTGGGATAGDPGDRALVVTDSPAAS is encoded by the coding sequence GTGAACGCGCCGCGGCCCGGGGCGGGCCTCGAGGCGTCCCGGGTCAGGTTCGCCCGAGGATCCCGGCTCATCGTCGACGGCGTCGACCTCACCGTGCCGCGCGGCGCGGTCGGCGCCCTGCTCGGCCCGAACGGCGCGGGCAAGAGCACGCTCCTGCACCTGCTCGCCGGCGTGGAGGCCGCGGAGGTCGCGGCGCTCACGCTCGACGGCGACGACCTGGTCGCCCTGCGCCGCCGCGAACGCGCCCGGCGCATCGCGCTCGTCGAGCAGGACGCGCAGGCCCCCGACGGACTGCGGGTCGATCACGTGGTCGGCCTCGGACGCGTGCCGCACCAGTCGGCGTGGGGCGGCGACTCGGCGCGCGATCGCGAGATCGTCGCCCGATCGCTCGCGGCCGCCGGCGCGTCGTCCTTCGCTCAGCGACGCTACGACGAGCTGTCTGGCGGCGAGCGCCAGCGGGTGAACCTCGCGCGCGCGCTGGCGCAGGAACCCGAGCTCCTGCTGCTCGACGAGCCCACGAACCACCTCGACATCCGCGCCCAGCTCTCGACGCTCGAGCTGCTCCGGCGATTGGCCGACGACGGGCTCAGCGTGCTCGCCGCCCTGCACGACCTGTCGCTCGCGGCGTCGTACGCCGACCACGTCGTCGTGCTCGCCGAGGGCGCCGTGGTCGCCGCGGGTGCGCCGGCCGACGTGCTCACGCCCGAGCTGATCCGCGCGGTGTGGGGCGTCGAGGCGACCGTGCTCGCACACCCGGCCACCGGGCGTCCGCTGATCGCGTTCGCCCCCGCCGGCACGGACGGCGGCACAGGCGGCGGCGCGACCGCGGGCGACCCGGGTGATCGCGCGCTGGTCGTCACCGACTCCCCCGCCGCATCCTGA
- a CDS encoding dihydroorotase has product MTIDLRIAGGIVVTPSGPTAADLLVDGGRIAGIVAADVPVDADRTIDATGRLVLPGMVDVHVHTREPGYEHKDDILTTTRQAAAGGVTTIFGMPNLNPPTVDVETLTDVFERYAATSIVDWNHNPAPTKFDDIVPMAEMGINAYKIYMVVDTGRTYPHPAGTGIHDHGHLLQIMDRIAGTGKRFIVHPHDQALMDYIEGEVLARGENTPQGYASAYAAREGVIWDTAIDVILRLAEASGCPVHIAHIQTRRSIEAVRRAKAAGIDVTCEVNHWAPFLSTWHDVETLGPYALSYWVPDDNRAAIWEGMRDGTIDIASSDHAPHTREEKEIGWTEMWSAHTGTPGIQYYYELMLDAVNRGELTLERAVDMVARIPADKFGLAGVKGALEVGADADVVIADMQHEWTITNDDVLSKIGWTPYDGRSISTRIERTLVRGRDVYADGAVVGEPGYGKLAAAPAERSAETAGKEGN; this is encoded by the coding sequence GTGACCATCGACCTGAGAATCGCGGGCGGCATCGTCGTCACGCCGTCCGGCCCGACGGCCGCCGACCTGCTCGTCGACGGCGGCCGTATCGCCGGCATCGTCGCGGCCGACGTGCCGGTCGACGCCGACCGCACCATCGACGCGACCGGGCGGCTCGTGCTGCCCGGCATGGTCGACGTCCACGTGCACACCCGCGAGCCGGGCTACGAGCACAAGGACGACATCCTCACGACCACCCGCCAGGCGGCGGCCGGCGGCGTCACGACGATCTTCGGGATGCCCAACCTGAACCCCCCGACGGTCGACGTCGAAACCCTGACCGACGTGTTCGAGCGGTACGCGGCGACCTCGATCGTCGACTGGAACCACAACCCGGCCCCGACGAAGTTCGACGACATCGTGCCCATGGCCGAGATGGGCATCAACGCCTACAAGATCTACATGGTCGTCGACACGGGTCGCACCTACCCGCACCCGGCCGGCACCGGCATCCACGACCACGGCCACCTGCTGCAGATCATGGACCGCATCGCGGGCACCGGCAAGCGGTTCATCGTGCACCCGCACGACCAGGCGCTCATGGACTACATCGAGGGCGAGGTCCTGGCCCGCGGCGAGAACACGCCGCAGGGCTACGCCTCGGCGTACGCGGCTCGCGAGGGCGTCATCTGGGATACGGCCATCGACGTCATCCTGCGGCTCGCCGAGGCATCCGGATGCCCCGTGCACATCGCGCACATCCAGACCCGCCGCTCCATCGAAGCCGTGCGGCGCGCGAAGGCGGCCGGCATCGACGTGACGTGCGAGGTCAACCACTGGGCGCCGTTCCTCTCGACGTGGCACGACGTCGAGACGCTCGGGCCGTACGCGCTGTCGTACTGGGTGCCCGACGACAACCGCGCCGCCATCTGGGAGGGCATGCGCGACGGCACGATCGACATCGCGAGCTCCGATCACGCGCCGCACACCCGCGAGGAGAAGGAGATCGGCTGGACCGAGATGTGGAGCGCCCACACGGGGACGCCCGGCATCCAGTACTACTACGAGCTCATGCTCGACGCCGTCAACCGCGGCGAGCTCACGCTCGAGCGCGCGGTCGACATGGTCGCCCGCATCCCCGCCGACAAGTTCGGGCTCGCGGGCGTGAAGGGTGCGCTCGAGGTCGGCGCCGACGCCGACGTCGTGATCGCCGACATGCAGCACGAGTGGACCATCACGAACGACGACGTCCTCTCGAAGATCGGCTGGACGCCGTACGACGGCCGCAGCATCAGCACCCGGATCGAGCGCACCCTCGTGCGCGGCCGGGACGTCTACGCCGACGGCGCCGTCGTCGGCGAACCCGGATACGGGAAGCTCGCGGCCGCACCGGCCGAACGCTCGGCCGAGACGGCCGGAAAGGAAGGGAACTGA
- a CDS encoding ABC transporter ATP-binding protein, whose amino-acid sequence MTTTTIEPAGGEASEAPLISVRDLTVSYDVARTGSKLVAIEGVDLDVREGEFVTVLGPSGCGKTTFMNVIAGLVKPTAGEVLVAGRPVTGPGPDRAVVFQDYALLPWRTVFDNVRFGLEMQKALKGAGWRERVQEAIELVGLAGFEHSYPRELSGGMQQRVGLARAIVAQPRILLMDEPLGAVDALTREVMREEIEKLIAATGKTVLFITHSIEEAILLGDRIVVFKSHPGAIKEVIETGLERPRSERSVQSDPRFLELRDHLWDALQGEATAAAVSK is encoded by the coding sequence ATGACGACGACGACCATCGAGCCGGCCGGAGGCGAGGCATCCGAGGCCCCGCTGATCTCGGTGCGCGACCTGACGGTGAGCTACGACGTGGCACGGACGGGCTCGAAGCTCGTCGCGATCGAGGGCGTCGACCTCGACGTGCGCGAGGGGGAGTTCGTGACCGTGCTCGGCCCGTCGGGCTGCGGCAAGACGACGTTCATGAACGTGATCGCTGGGCTCGTGAAGCCCACGGCGGGGGAGGTGCTCGTGGCCGGCCGGCCGGTCACGGGCCCCGGCCCCGACCGGGCGGTCGTGTTCCAGGACTACGCGCTGCTGCCGTGGCGCACCGTGTTCGACAACGTGCGGTTCGGCCTCGAGATGCAGAAGGCCCTCAAGGGCGCCGGATGGCGCGAGCGCGTGCAGGAGGCGATCGAGCTCGTCGGCCTGGCCGGCTTCGAGCACTCCTACCCGCGCGAGCTCTCGGGCGGCATGCAGCAGCGCGTCGGGCTCGCCCGGGCGATCGTGGCGCAGCCGCGCATCCTGCTCATGGACGAGCCCCTCGGCGCCGTCGACGCGCTGACCCGCGAGGTCATGCGCGAGGAGATCGAGAAGCTCATCGCCGCGACGGGCAAGACGGTGCTGTTCATCACGCACTCGATCGAGGAGGCGATCCTCCTCGGCGACCGGATCGTGGTGTTCAAGAGCCACCCCGGCGCGATCAAGGAGGTCATCGAGACCGGTCTCGAGCGGCCGCGGTCCGAGCGCAGCGTGCAGAGCGACCCGCGCTTCCTCGAACTGCGCGACCACCTGTGGGATGCGCTGCAGGGCGAGGCGACGGCGGCGGCGGTCTCGAAATGA